One Streptomyces sp. NBC_00102 DNA segment encodes these proteins:
- the treS gene encoding maltose alpha-D-glucosyltransferase: MIVNEPVPDTFEDTPAKDRDPDWFKRAVFYEVLVRSFQDSNGDGIGDLKGITAKLDYLQWLGIDCLWLPPFFKSPLRDGGYDVSDYTAVLPEFGDLADFVEFVDAAHQRGMRVIIDFVMNHTSDQHEWFQQSRSDPDGPYGDYYVWADDDKQFPDARIIFVDTETSNWTFDPVRKQYYWHRFFSHQPDLNYDNPAVQEEIISALRFWLDLGIDGFRVDAVPYLYQREGTNCENLPETHGFLKRVRKEIDANYPDTVLLAEANQWPEDVVDYFGDYQAGGDECHMAFHFPVMPRIFMAVRRESRYPVSEVLAKTPAIPKNCQWGIFLRNHDELTLEMVTDEERDYMYAEYAKDPRMRANIGIRRRLAPLLDNDRNQIELFTALLLSLPGSPILYYGDEIGMGDNIWLGDRDGVRTPMQWTPDRNAGFSSSDPGRLFLPTIMDPVYGYQVTNVEASMASPSSLLHWTRRMIEIRKQNPAFGLGEYTELPSSNPAVLAFTREYGDDLVLCVHNFSRFAQPTELDLRSFNGRHPVELIGGVRFPAVGEWPYLLTLAGHGFYWFRLRKEAPAI, translated from the coding sequence ATGATCGTGAATGAGCCCGTTCCCGACACCTTCGAGGACACCCCCGCCAAGGACCGTGATCCCGACTGGTTCAAGCGCGCCGTCTTCTACGAGGTCCTCGTCCGGTCCTTCCAGGACTCCAACGGCGACGGCATCGGAGACCTCAAGGGCATCACCGCCAAACTGGACTACCTCCAGTGGCTCGGCATCGACTGCCTCTGGCTGCCGCCGTTCTTCAAGTCGCCCCTGCGCGACGGCGGTTACGACGTCTCGGACTACACCGCGGTGCTTCCGGAGTTCGGCGACCTCGCCGACTTCGTGGAGTTCGTGGACGCCGCGCACCAGCGCGGCATGCGCGTCATCATCGACTTCGTCATGAACCACACGAGCGACCAGCACGAGTGGTTCCAGCAGTCCCGGTCCGACCCCGACGGCCCGTACGGCGACTACTACGTCTGGGCCGACGACGACAAGCAGTTCCCCGACGCGAGGATCATCTTCGTCGACACGGAGACCTCGAACTGGACCTTCGACCCGGTGCGCAAGCAGTACTACTGGCACCGGTTCTTCTCGCACCAGCCCGACCTCAACTACGACAACCCGGCGGTGCAGGAGGAGATCATCTCCGCCCTCCGGTTCTGGCTGGACCTCGGCATCGACGGCTTCCGGGTGGACGCCGTGCCGTACCTCTACCAGCGCGAGGGCACCAACTGCGAGAACCTCCCCGAGACCCACGGCTTCCTCAAGAGGGTCCGCAAGGAGATCGACGCCAACTACCCGGACACCGTGCTGCTCGCCGAGGCCAACCAGTGGCCCGAGGACGTCGTCGACTACTTCGGCGACTACCAGGCCGGCGGCGACGAGTGCCACATGGCGTTCCACTTCCCCGTGATGCCGCGCATCTTCATGGCGGTACGGCGGGAGAGCCGCTACCCGGTCTCCGAAGTCCTGGCCAAGACACCGGCGATCCCGAAGAACTGCCAGTGGGGCATCTTCCTGCGCAACCACGACGAGCTCACCCTCGAAATGGTCACGGACGAAGAGCGCGACTACATGTACGCCGAGTACGCCAAGGACCCCAGGATGCGGGCCAACATCGGCATCCGGCGCCGCCTCGCCCCGCTGCTGGACAACGACCGCAACCAGATCGAGCTGTTCACCGCCCTGCTGCTGTCGCTGCCCGGCTCCCCGATCCTCTACTACGGGGACGAGATCGGGATGGGCGACAACATCTGGCTCGGCGACCGCGACGGGGTGCGCACCCCGATGCAGTGGACGCCGGACCGCAACGCCGGGTTCTCCTCCAGCGACCCCGGCCGGCTCTTCCTGCCCACGATCATGGACCCGGTCTACGGCTACCAGGTCACCAACGTCGAAGCGTCCATGGCGTCGCCCTCCTCGCTGCTGCACTGGACCCGGCGGATGATCGAGATCCGCAAGCAGAATCCGGCCTTCGGACTGGGCGAGTACACCGAACTGCCCTCGTCCAACCCGGCGGTGCTCGCGTTCACCCGTGAGTACGGGGACGATCTCGTGCTGTGCGTCCACAACTTCTCGCGGTTCGCGCAGCCGACCGAGCTCGATCTGCGGTCCTTCAACGGGCGCCACCCGGTCGAACTGATCGGCGGGGTGCGCTTCCCCGCCGTCGGCGAGTGGCCCTACCTGCTCACACTCGCCGGACACGGCTTCTACTGGTTCCGCCTGCGGAAGGAAGCACCGGCCATCTGA
- the glgB gene encoding 1,4-alpha-glucan branching enzyme, producing the protein MTARKPSRKKPVPVETEVAPAPQPVVTGTADVPEPAASAATATVTTTAPAPAPEDVPEPASADVLPAKRPKAKRKTGVPPHPRRGGTDPGEGVRPAPALHDADRGRLLAGEHHAPHDLLGAHPHDGGVLVRALRPHARGVTVLAEGLRAELLDDGDGFFSGVLPLGAVPVYRLLVAYADNEIEIEDPYRFLPSIGELDLHLIGEGRHEELWTALGARVMEHQGVTGTRFTVWAPNARGVRIAGDFTYWDSTGLPMRSLGSTGVWELFLPGVGEGALYKFDVCRPDGSHTLRADPMARAAEIPPATASVVTVSHYAWQDADWMERRGDRPVHEAPFSVYEIHLPSWRPRLTYRQLAEQLPAYVKDLGFTHVELMPVSEHPFGGSWGYQVTGFYAPTSRMGTPDDFRHLIDSLHRAGIGVIMDWVPAHFPRDEWALAEFDGRPLYEHSDPSRAAHPDWGTLEFDYGRTEVRNFLVSNATYWCEEFHIDGLRVDAVASMLYLDYSREDGQWSPNEHGGRENLDAVAFLQEMNATVYRRNPGVVTIAEESTAWNGVTRATHHTGPDGFGGLGFGLKWNMGWMHDSLTYMAKEPVHRKYHHNEMTFSMVYAYSENYVLPISHDEVVHGKQALVSKMPGDWWQQRANHRAYLGFMWAHPGKQLLFMGQEFAQGAEWSEGHGPDWWLLDPAYEASVDHRGVRDLVADLNAVYGAVPALWQRDTDPGGFSWVDGGAAEDNVLAFLRFDADGSPLLAVSHFSPVVRHDYRLGVPESAEGWVEVLNTDAARYGGSDVRNEEPLKPEEVPAHGRGTSITVTLPPLATVWFRPA; encoded by the coding sequence GTGACCGCCCGTAAGCCGTCCAGGAAGAAGCCCGTCCCCGTCGAAACCGAGGTCGCACCAGCCCCGCAGCCGGTGGTGACCGGGACGGCCGACGTGCCGGAACCGGCGGCCTCCGCCGCGACCGCCACGGTCACCACGACCGCGCCCGCGCCCGCCCCGGAAGACGTTCCCGAGCCCGCCTCGGCCGACGTTCTCCCGGCGAAGCGCCCCAAGGCCAAGCGGAAGACCGGCGTGCCGCCCCACCCCCGGCGCGGCGGCACCGACCCCGGCGAGGGCGTCCGCCCCGCGCCCGCCCTGCACGACGCCGACCGGGGCCGGCTGCTCGCCGGCGAGCACCACGCCCCGCACGACCTGCTCGGCGCCCATCCCCACGACGGCGGAGTGCTGGTACGGGCGCTGCGCCCGCACGCGCGCGGCGTGACGGTGCTCGCCGAGGGGCTGCGCGCCGAACTCCTCGACGACGGCGACGGCTTCTTCTCCGGGGTGCTGCCGCTCGGGGCCGTACCGGTGTACCGGCTGCTGGTCGCCTACGCGGACAACGAGATCGAGATCGAGGACCCGTACCGCTTCCTGCCCTCGATCGGCGAACTGGACCTGCATCTGATCGGCGAGGGCCGGCACGAGGAGCTGTGGACCGCGCTGGGTGCGCGGGTCATGGAACACCAGGGCGTCACCGGGACCCGGTTCACCGTGTGGGCGCCCAACGCGCGCGGGGTGCGGATCGCGGGCGACTTCACCTACTGGGACAGCACCGGCCTGCCGATGCGTTCGCTCGGGTCGACCGGGGTGTGGGAGCTCTTCCTCCCCGGGGTCGGCGAGGGGGCCCTCTACAAGTTCGACGTCTGCCGCCCGGACGGCTCGCACACCCTGCGCGCGGACCCGATGGCCCGCGCCGCCGAGATCCCGCCCGCCACCGCGTCGGTGGTCACCGTCTCGCACTACGCGTGGCAGGACGCCGACTGGATGGAGCGGCGCGGCGACCGGCCGGTGCACGAGGCGCCGTTCTCCGTGTACGAGATCCATCTGCCGTCCTGGCGGCCTCGTCTGACGTACCGTCAACTTGCTGAGCAGCTGCCCGCGTACGTCAAGGACCTGGGCTTCACGCACGTGGAGCTGATGCCGGTCTCCGAGCATCCCTTCGGCGGCTCCTGGGGCTACCAGGTGACCGGCTTCTACGCGCCGACCTCCCGCATGGGCACCCCCGACGACTTCCGGCACCTGATCGACTCGCTGCACCGGGCGGGCATCGGCGTGATCATGGACTGGGTGCCCGCGCACTTCCCGCGCGACGAATGGGCGCTGGCGGAGTTCGACGGACGCCCGCTGTACGAGCACTCCGACCCGTCCCGCGCGGCGCACCCGGACTGGGGCACCCTGGAGTTCGACTACGGCCGCACCGAGGTCCGCAACTTCCTCGTCTCCAACGCCACGTACTGGTGCGAGGAGTTCCACATCGACGGGCTGCGGGTCGACGCGGTCGCCTCCATGCTCTACCTCGACTACTCCCGCGAGGACGGCCAGTGGTCGCCCAACGAGCACGGCGGCCGGGAGAACCTGGACGCGGTGGCCTTCCTCCAGGAGATGAACGCGACGGTCTACCGCCGCAACCCCGGGGTGGTGACGATCGCCGAGGAGTCCACCGCCTGGAACGGCGTCACCCGCGCCACCCACCACACCGGCCCGGACGGCTTCGGCGGGCTCGGGTTCGGGCTGAAGTGGAACATGGGCTGGATGCACGACTCCCTCACCTACATGGCGAAGGAGCCGGTGCACCGCAAGTACCACCACAACGAGATGACCTTCTCGATGGTGTACGCGTACAGCGAGAACTACGTACTGCCGATCTCGCACGACGAGGTGGTGCACGGCAAGCAGGCGCTGGTCTCGAAGATGCCCGGCGACTGGTGGCAGCAGCGCGCCAACCACCGCGCCTACCTCGGCTTCATGTGGGCCCACCCCGGCAAGCAACTCCTCTTCATGGGACAGGAGTTCGCACAGGGGGCCGAGTGGTCGGAGGGCCACGGCCCGGACTGGTGGCTGCTCGACCCGGCGTACGAGGCGTCCGTCGACCACCGGGGGGTGCGCGACCTGGTCGCGGACCTGAACGCGGTGTACGGCGCGGTGCCCGCGCTCTGGCAGCGCGACACCGACCCGGGCGGCTTCAGCTGGGTGGACGGCGGTGCGGCGGAGGACAACGTCCTCGCCTTCCTCCGCTTCGACGCGGACGGCTCCCCGCTGCTCGCCGTCTCCCACTTCTCCCCGGTGGTCCGGCACGACTACCGGCTCGGGGTACCGGAGTCCGCCGAGGGCTGGGTGGAGGTGCTGAACACCGACGCGGCCCGCTACGGCGGCAGCGACGTCCGCAACGAGGAGCCGCTGAAGCCGGAGGAGGTACCGGCGCACGGCCGCGGGACCAGCATCACGGTGACCCTGCCGCCGCTGGCCACGGTCTGGTTCCGCCCGGCCTGA
- a CDS encoding DUF2000 domain-containing protein, whose product MNTENENTSGNTAGNATPYDDAPVRFDTKIAVLLREDLETWQRLNVTAFLVSGLSTVAPEVIGEPYQDADGTPYLPMFRQPVLVFEGTKEVLTAAHGRALSRALPRSLFTSDLFATGNDRDNRAAVRAVGTAGLDLVGLAVYGPRNAVDKVLKGARMHP is encoded by the coding sequence ATGAACACCGAGAACGAGAACACCTCCGGGAACACCGCCGGGAACGCCACCCCGTACGACGACGCCCCCGTCCGCTTCGACACCAAGATCGCCGTCCTGCTCCGCGAGGACCTGGAGACCTGGCAGCGGCTGAACGTGACCGCTTTCCTGGTCAGCGGCCTCTCCACGGTGGCGCCCGAGGTGATCGGCGAGCCGTACCAGGACGCCGACGGCACCCCGTACCTGCCGATGTTCCGCCAGCCCGTGCTGGTCTTCGAGGGGACGAAGGAGGTGCTGACCGCCGCGCACGGCCGTGCGCTCTCCCGCGCCCTGCCGAGGTCCCTGTTCACCTCGGACCTGTTCGCCACGGGCAACGACCGGGACAACCGGGCGGCCGTACGGGCCGTGGGTACGGCCGGCCTCGACCTCGTGGGCCTGGCGGTGTACGGGCCGCGCAACGCGGTGGACAAGGTCCTCAAGGGCGCCCGTATGCACCCCTGA
- a CDS encoding AraC family transcriptional regulator, whose protein sequence is MPVRRVLYVLCVPSSPEQEEISAWRPHVPGVVEVLHAHFTEHAYPMHVHDAWTLLIVDDGAVRYDLDRYERGTPRDTVSLLPPQVPHNGSPATAHGFRKRVVYLDLTQLDASLIGPAVDHPDFADPLLRTRVGQLHAALAHPGDAFEAESRLAFVGERLRALLGPGQDRGGPVPEGRGVARDLRDLLDERLVDGLTLAQAARLVHAHPTHLVRAFSGAFGIAPHQYVTSRRVDLARRLLLDGRPPGEVAAAAGFHDQSHLTRHFKRIMGTTPGRFARAGTPGGPDRTVRASLGTDTGAGPRPPVRPGGTRPWPAAAGSP, encoded by the coding sequence ATGCCCGTCCGCCGGGTCTTGTACGTTCTTTGCGTGCCGTCCTCGCCGGAGCAGGAAGAGATCTCCGCATGGCGCCCGCACGTCCCGGGCGTCGTGGAGGTCCTGCATGCCCACTTCACCGAACACGCCTACCCGATGCACGTACACGACGCCTGGACCCTTCTGATCGTCGACGACGGAGCCGTCCGCTACGACCTCGACCGGTACGAGCGCGGCACCCCGCGCGACACCGTGTCCCTGCTGCCCCCGCAGGTCCCGCACAACGGCTCGCCCGCCACCGCGCACGGCTTCCGCAAGCGCGTCGTCTACCTCGACCTGACCCAGCTCGACGCGAGCCTCATCGGGCCCGCGGTGGACCACCCGGACTTCGCCGATCCGCTGCTGCGCACGCGCGTCGGGCAGCTGCACGCGGCCCTCGCGCATCCCGGTGACGCTTTCGAGGCGGAGAGCCGGCTGGCCTTCGTGGGGGAGCGGCTGCGTGCGCTCCTCGGTCCGGGACAGGATCGCGGCGGGCCGGTGCCCGAGGGCCGGGGCGTCGCCCGGGACCTGCGCGACCTGCTCGACGAGCGGCTGGTCGACGGCCTCACCCTGGCCCAGGCCGCGCGCCTGGTCCACGCCCACCCCACGCATCTCGTACGGGCCTTCAGCGGTGCGTTCGGTATCGCCCCGCACCAGTACGTGACCTCCCGCCGCGTCGACCTGGCCCGCCGGCTGCTGCTCGACGGGCGTCCGCCGGGGGAGGTGGCGGCCGCGGCCGGCTTCCACGACCAGTCCCACCTCACCCGGCACTTCAAGCGGATCATGGGTACCACCCCGGGCCGGTTCGCCCGCGCCGGAACGCCGGGAGGCCCGGACCGCACGGTCCGGGCTTCCCTCGGTACGGATACGGGCGCGGGTCCGCGCCCGCCGGTCAGGCCGGGCGGAACCAGACCGTGGCCAGCGGCGGCAGGGTCACCGTGA
- a CDS encoding helix-turn-helix domain-containing protein, producing the protein MSVGHTGVTRSEPQEPVIVCETPQDECGVRDVLDRLGDKWSVYVIVELASGVRRFKELQRRIPGGVSQRMLTLTVRRLERDGLVNRTVYPTVPAQVEYELTELGHSLTHLVKALADWSIEHRPVIAAAREAWDDAGRTPAFGS; encoded by the coding sequence ATGTCGGTAGGGCACACCGGTGTAACCAGGTCCGAGCCGCAGGAGCCGGTGATCGTCTGCGAGACGCCGCAGGACGAGTGCGGGGTAAGGGACGTCCTCGACCGGCTCGGCGACAAATGGTCGGTCTACGTGATCGTCGAACTCGCTTCCGGGGTACGGCGCTTCAAGGAGCTGCAACGGCGGATTCCGGGCGGGGTCTCGCAGCGCATGCTGACTCTGACCGTCCGGCGCCTGGAGCGCGACGGCCTGGTGAACCGGACCGTGTACCCGACCGTTCCCGCCCAGGTCGAGTACGAGCTCACCGAACTGGGGCACAGTCTCACCCACCTGGTCAAGGCGCTGGCGGACTGGTCGATCGAGCACCGGCCGGTCATCGCCGCCGCCCGCGAGGCCTGGGACGACGCCGGCCGCACCCCGGCCTTCGGCTCCTGA
- a CDS encoding alpha-1,4-glucan--maltose-1-phosphate maltosyltransferase — MIGRIPVLDVLPLVDCGRRPAKAVVGETFQVSATVFREGHDAVAANVVLRDPSGRRGPFVPLRELAPGTDRWGADVTPDVEGRWSYKVEAWSDPLTTWRRLAQIKIPAGIDTELVFAEGAALYERAASGVPKKDGREAVLAAVDALRDDTRTPADRLAAALTPAVADPLARFPLRELVTASRPLPLVVERPRALYGSWYELFPRSEGARRETLPGGKTRLVSGTFRTAAERLPAVAAMGFDVVYLPPVHPIGTSHRKGPDNTLTAGADDPGVPWAIGSADGGHDAVHPDLGTLEDFDHFVETARTLRMEIALDFALQCSPDHPWVKEHPEWFHHRPDGSIAYAENPPKKYQDIYPIAFDKDMPGLVAETVRVLRFWMDRGVRIFRVDNPHTKPVVFWERVIEKINGTDPDVVFLAEAFTRPAMMHTLAKVGFQQSYTYFTWRNTKQELTEYATEVSGGAASYMRPNFFVNTPDILPGYLQDGGRPAFEVRAVLAATLSPSWGVYAGFELCENTPAHPGSEEYLHSEKYELRPRDWEAAEREGRSLAPLITSLNRIRRRHPALRQLRDVHFHSVDNDALIAYSKRSGSNTVLVVANLDPHHTQEATVSLDMPQLGLDWHESVPVRDELTGDTYHWGRTFYVRLEPGITPAHIVVLRPSPPTGGSPTP; from the coding sequence ATGATCGGTCGTATCCCCGTCCTGGACGTCCTTCCGCTCGTCGATTGCGGCAGACGCCCGGCGAAGGCGGTGGTGGGCGAGACCTTCCAGGTCTCCGCCACCGTCTTCCGCGAAGGCCATGACGCGGTGGCGGCCAACGTCGTGCTGCGCGACCCGAGCGGACGGCGCGGCCCGTTCGTCCCCCTGCGCGAGCTGGCTCCCGGCACGGACCGCTGGGGCGCCGACGTCACCCCGGACGTCGAGGGGCGCTGGTCGTACAAGGTCGAGGCGTGGAGCGACCCACTGACCACCTGGCGGCGGCTCGCCCAGATCAAGATTCCGGCCGGGATCGACACCGAGCTGGTGTTCGCCGAAGGCGCGGCCCTGTACGAGCGGGCCGCCTCGGGCGTCCCGAAGAAGGACGGCCGGGAGGCGGTTCTGGCCGCCGTCGACGCCCTGCGGGACGACACCCGTACGCCCGCCGACCGGTTGGCCGCGGCGCTCACCCCGGCGGTGGCGGACCCGCTCGCCCGCTTCCCGCTGCGCGAGCTGGTCACCGCCTCGCGCCCGCTGCCGCTGGTCGTCGAGCGCCCGCGTGCGCTGTACGGCTCCTGGTACGAACTCTTCCCGCGCTCCGAGGGCGCCCGCCGCGAAACCCTCCCCGGCGGGAAGACCCGGCTGGTCAGCGGCACGTTCCGGACGGCGGCCGAGCGCCTGCCGGCGGTGGCCGCGATGGGCTTCGACGTCGTCTACCTGCCGCCGGTCCACCCCATCGGGACCTCCCACCGCAAGGGTCCGGACAACACCCTCACCGCGGGCGCCGACGACCCGGGTGTGCCGTGGGCGATCGGTTCGGCCGACGGCGGCCACGACGCGGTCCACCCCGACCTCGGGACGCTGGAGGACTTCGACCACTTCGTGGAGACCGCCCGCACCCTGCGGATGGAGATCGCGCTGGACTTCGCGCTCCAGTGTTCCCCGGACCACCCCTGGGTGAAGGAGCACCCGGAGTGGTTCCACCACCGCCCCGACGGCTCGATCGCGTACGCCGAGAACCCGCCGAAGAAGTACCAGGACATCTACCCCATCGCCTTCGACAAGGACATGCCGGGCCTGGTCGCCGAGACGGTGCGGGTGCTGCGGTTCTGGATGGACCGGGGGGTGCGGATCTTCCGGGTGGACAACCCGCACACCAAGCCGGTCGTCTTCTGGGAGCGGGTGATCGAGAAGATCAACGGCACCGACCCGGATGTCGTGTTCCTCGCCGAGGCGTTCACCCGCCCCGCGATGATGCACACCCTCGCGAAGGTCGGTTTCCAGCAGTCGTACACGTACTTCACCTGGCGGAACACGAAGCAGGAGCTCACCGAGTACGCCACCGAGGTCTCCGGCGGGGCCGCCTCGTACATGCGCCCCAACTTCTTCGTGAACACCCCCGACATCCTTCCCGGCTACCTCCAGGACGGCGGCCGGCCCGCCTTCGAGGTCCGGGCCGTGCTGGCCGCGACGCTCTCCCCGTCCTGGGGCGTGTACGCGGGATTCGAGCTGTGCGAGAACACCCCGGCCCACCCGGGGAGCGAGGAGTACCTGCACTCGGAGAAGTACGAACTCAGGCCCAGGGACTGGGAGGCGGCCGAGCGCGAGGGACGCTCGCTGGCTCCGCTGATCACCTCGCTCAACCGGATCAGGCGCCGCCATCCGGCGCTCCGGCAGCTGCGTGACGTCCACTTCCACTCCGTCGACAACGACGCGCTGATCGCCTACAGCAAGCGCTCCGGATCGAACACCGTCCTGGTGGTCGCCAACCTCGACCCGCACCACACCCAGGAGGCCACGGTCTCGTTGGACATGCCGCAGCTCGGCCTCGACTGGCACGAGAGCGTGCCGGTGCGCGACGAGCTCACCGGCGACACCTATCACTGGGGCAGGACCTTCTATGTGCGCCTAGAGCCGGGCATCACGCCCGCGCACATCGTCGTCCTGCGACCGTCCCCGCCGACCGGAGGGTCACCCACACCATGA
- a CDS encoding phosphotransferase yields MSEAASTHVALAKSTTKQAPHPQPHPRPGGAAAGTALLPSLAPLLHDWLPRQRWFAGKGHPVAGFTLVSATEILPVDSTATGPGLLHLLVRVHQPGLPARATGDCYQLLLGVRTELPPVLAPALIGRVTDGPLAGRTVYEGLHDPRLAGLLLERFRRPGPLGALRFERAETIPAGLAPRLLDTEQSNSSLVFGDAYILKILRRVFPGTNPDLELPLALVGEGCGRVPAPVAWFEATTPEPLTLGVLQPFLRGAEDGWQLALGALAAGRDFVPESRALGRATAEVHSALASALPGPDLRLAGIEQLVAGMTQRLESTAQAVPALLPYVPALHAAFEAVAELGHRGRSWATHRVHGDLHLGQTLRGADGFWSLIDFEGEPAKPLAERRSPQPPVRDVAGMLRSFDYAARSHRPWSDAWAERCRSAYCEGYAEVSGTDPRSEPELLRAHETDKAVYEVLYEARHRPDWLPVPMAAIQRLAAST; encoded by the coding sequence ATGTCGGAGGCTGCATCCACTCACGTCGCCCTGGCGAAAAGCACCACGAAACAGGCGCCCCACCCACAACCCCATCCGCGGCCGGGGGGCGCCGCGGCGGGGACCGCACTCCTGCCCTCCCTCGCCCCCCTGCTCCACGACTGGCTGCCCAGGCAACGGTGGTTCGCCGGCAAGGGCCACCCGGTCGCCGGGTTCACCCTGGTCTCCGCGACGGAGATACTGCCGGTCGACTCCACCGCGACCGGCCCCGGGCTGCTCCACCTCCTGGTCCGGGTCCACCAGCCCGGACTGCCCGCCCGCGCCACCGGTGACTGCTACCAACTCCTGCTCGGGGTACGGACGGAACTGCCGCCGGTGCTGGCGCCCGCGCTCATCGGGCGGGTGACGGACGGGCCGCTGGCGGGCCGCACCGTATACGAGGGCCTGCACGATCCACGGCTGGCGGGTCTGCTGCTGGAGCGGTTCCGCCGCCCCGGACCGCTCGGCGCGCTCCGCTTCGAACGCGCGGAAACGATTCCGGCCGGGCTCGCACCACGGCTGCTCGACACCGAACAGTCCAACTCCTCGCTCGTTTTCGGCGACGCGTACATCCTGAAGATCCTGCGGAGGGTCTTCCCGGGGACCAACCCCGATCTGGAACTGCCGCTCGCCCTCGTCGGCGAGGGCTGCGGACGGGTGCCCGCACCCGTCGCCTGGTTCGAGGCCACCACCCCCGAACCGCTCACCCTCGGGGTGCTGCAACCCTTCCTGCGCGGCGCCGAGGACGGCTGGCAACTGGCGCTCGGCGCGCTCGCGGCGGGACGCGACTTCGTCCCGGAGTCCCGGGCGCTCGGCCGGGCCACCGCCGAGGTGCACTCCGCGCTCGCCTCCGCCCTGCCGGGCCCGGACCTGCGCCTGGCGGGCATCGAACAGCTGGTCGCCGGGATGACCCAGCGGCTGGAGTCGACCGCGCAGGCCGTCCCCGCTCTCCTGCCGTACGTCCCCGCGCTGCACGCCGCCTTCGAAGCGGTGGCGGAGCTGGGGCACCGCGGCCGCTCCTGGGCCACCCACCGGGTCCACGGCGATCTGCACCTCGGACAGACGCTCCGCGGCGCCGACGGGTTCTGGTCACTGATCGACTTCGAGGGCGAACCCGCCAAGCCGCTCGCCGAACGCCGCAGCCCGCAGCCACCGGTGCGCGACGTCGCCGGAATGCTCCGCTCCTTCGACTACGCGGCCCGCTCCCACCGGCCCTGGAGCGACGCGTGGGCGGAACGCTGCCGCTCCGCGTACTGCGAGGGGTACGCCGAGGTCTCGGGCACCGACCCGCGCAGCGAACCCGAGCTGCTGCGCGCCCACGAGACGGACAAGGCCGTGTACGAAGTGCTGTACGAGGCACGGCACCGCCCCGACTGGCTGCCCGTCCCGATGGCCGCGATCCAGCGGCTCGCCGCGTCCACCTGA